A portion of the Lolium rigidum isolate FL_2022 chromosome 1, APGP_CSIRO_Lrig_0.1, whole genome shotgun sequence genome contains these proteins:
- the LOC124701009 gene encoding metal transporter Nramp3 has protein sequence MSGPRQCSSQPQFMTSAGNNNLSNGAGTPLIDTIDVDQIVISEKTSWKNLFSYIGPGFLVSIAYIDPGNFETDLQAGAHYKYELLWIILIASCAALVIQSLAASLGVVTGKHLAEHCRAEYPKVTNFILWILAELAVVACDIPEVIGTAFALNMLFKIPIWCGVLITGLSTLMLLFLQQYGVRKLEFLIAFLVFLIATCFLVELGYSKPNSSEVVRGLFVPEIKGNGATGLAISLLGAMVMPHNLFLHSALVLSRKVPRSVHGIKEACRFYMIESAFALTVAFLINISIISVSGAVCSSDNLNPEDQMNCQDLDLNKASFLLKNVLGNWSSKVFAIALLASGQSSTITGTYAGQYVMQGFLDLRMTPWLRNLLTRSLAIVPSLIVSLIGGSSAAGQLIIIASMILSFELPFALVPLLKFTSSKTKMGQHTNSRFITVLTWVIGSFIMIINIYFLITSFVKLLLHSGMSTVSQVFAGIFGFLGMLIYIAAILYLVFRKNRKCTLPLLKNDSTLGGAVHAEGEGSQLGHLPREDISSMQLPHERPVSELQ, from the exons ATGAGTGGACCGAGGCAATGCTCGTCGCAGCCGCAGTTTATGACTAGCGCCGGGAACAATAACCTCTCCAATGGAGCCGGCACCCCTCTTATCGACACCATAGATGTTGATCAGATTGTTATTTCTGAG aaaactagttggaagaaCTTATTTTCATACATAGGGCCCGGATTTCTCGTGTCTATTGCGTATATTGATCCTGGCAATT TCGAGACGGATTTACAGGCTGGAGCACATTACAAATATGAG CTTCTTTGGATCATACTTATTGCGTCCTGTGCTGCACTTGTAATCCAGTCACTTGCTGCCAGCCTAGGGGTTGTGACTG GGAAGCATCTTGCTGAGCACTGCAGAGCCGAATATCCCAAGGTCACAAATTTCATCTTATGGATTCTCGCGGAACTGGCTGTAGTTGCATGCGACATCCCTGAAG TAATTGGAACTGCTTTTGCTTTGAACATGCTCTTCAAAATCCCGATATGGTGTGGTGTTCTCATAACTGGGCTCAGCACTCTGATGCTCCTGTTCCTACAACAATATGGG GTCCGTAAATTGGAATTTCTGATAGCATTTCTGGTATTTTTAATAGCAACATGTTTCTTGGTTGAGCTTGGATATTCTAAACCAAATTCTTCAGAAGTTGTGAGGGGCCTTTTTGTTCCTGAAATTAAAGGAAATGGAGCTACAGGTCTTGCTATCTCACTCCTTGGTGCTATGGTGATGCC GCACAATCTTTTTCTCCACTCAGCATTGGTACTATCAAGAAAAGTGCCACGGTCAGTTCATGGGATCAAA GAAGCCTGTAGATTCTATATGATTGAAAGTGCATTTGCCCTCACAGTAGCCTTTCTGATCAACATATCTATCATATCTGTCAGTGGTGCTGTCTGCAGTTCAGATAATTTGAACCCTGAAGATCAGATGAATTGCCAAGATCTAGATCTTAACAAAGCTTCATTCTTGTTAAAG AATGTCCTCGGAAATTGGAGCTCAAAGGTGTTTGCGATTGCATTGTTGGCATCTGGCCAGAGTTCTACAATTACTGGAACTTATGCAGGACAATATGTCATGCAG GGGTTTCTGGATCTGCGAATGACGCCCTGGTTAAGGAACCTTCTAACTAGGTCCTTGGCAATTGTGCCTAGTCTGATTGTGTCACTAATTGGTGGCTCCTCAGCAGCTGGGCAGTTGATTATCATTGCATCG atgatactatcCTTTGAGCTTCCTTTTGCTCTAGTACCACTCCTTAAATTCACTAGTAGCAAAACAAAGATGGGACAGCACACAAATTCAAGATTC ATTACTGTGCTAACATGGGTGATCGGTTCTTTTATCATGATCATCAACATCTATTTCCTGATAACAAGCTTTGTGAAGCTGCTCCTCCACAGTGGAATGTCCACAGTCTCCCAAGTATTCGCAGGAATCTTTGGGTTCCTCGGCATGCTCATATATATCGCTGCAATTCTCTACCTCGTCTTCCGGAAGAACAGGAAGTGCACCTTGCCATTGCTAAAAAATGATTCCACGCTCGGAGGCGCAGTCCATGCCGAGGGAGAAGGTTCTCAGCTGGGTCATCTTCCCCGGGAGGATATCTCCAGCATGCAGCTTCCTCATGAGCGGCCTGTGTCTGAGCTGCAATGA
- the LOC124701019 gene encoding probable alpha-glucosidase Os06g0675700, which translates to MATPRSALLLILLAVGTLAVARGDDCCGYDVVSVAGSGSALSARLELAGDAPALAELGPHVQRLSLTASLETDTRLRVRITDADHPRWEVPQDIIPRPAPEDVHLDAPRQDSSASSPPRTRVLSTAGSDLVLTIHASPFRFTVSRRSTGDVLFDTSPTLVFKDRYLELTSALPAGRASLYGLGEQTKRSFRLRHNDTFTLWTADIAASNVDLNLYGSHPFYMDVRPPGAAHGVLLLNSNGMDVLYGGSSVTYKVIGGVLDFYFFAGPSPLAVVDQYTQLVGRPAPMPYWSFGFHQCRYGYLNVDDLKGVVAGYAKAKIPLEVMWTDIDYMNKFQDFTLNPANFSFAELRPFVDRLHQNGQKYVLILDPGISIDPTYGTFIRGMQQDIFLKRNGTNFLGNVWPGDVYFPDFMNPRAAEFWAQEISIFRRTIPVDGLWIDMNEISNFYDPVPLNALDDPPYRINNSGVHRPINNKTTPASAVHYGGVSEYDAHNLFGLLESRATNHALLRDTGRRPFVLSRSTFVGSGRYTAHWTGDNAASWTDLRYSINTMLSFGLFGVPMIGADICGFGGDTTEELCGRWIQLGAFYPFARDHSAIGTVRREPYLWASVAASARKSLGLRYRLLPYMYTLMHEAHTTGAPIARPLFFSYPEDVTTYGVDRQFLLGRGVLVSPVLEQGATTVDAYFPAGRWFCLYNHSLAVDTRSGERVTLPALPDSPYVHVAGGSILPLQQSAMTTAQARRTPFHLVVALAEDGMAAGDLFLDDGESPEMGGARSEFSLVKFSCATWSYGKIRLRSQVVHNSYAPSRTLVISKVVIMGLQSTEPPKNFAVYVNGAAVQANRAVSTSYRSRGGLGSADVGGLSLVVGEEFELKVAMSY; encoded by the exons ATGGCGACGCCGCGCTCTGCGCTCCTCCTGATCCTCCTCGCCGTCGGCACCCTCGCCGTGGCGCGGGGCGATGACTGCTGCGGGTACGACGTCGTGTCGGTGGCCGGGTCGGGGAGCGCGCTGTCGGCGCGGCTGGAGCTCGCCGGCGATGCGCCGGCGCTCGCGGAGCTCGGGCCTCACGTGCAGAGGCTCTCCCTCACTGCAAG CCTGGAGACGGACACCCGGCTGCGCGTCCGCATCACCGACGCCGACCACCCGCGATGGGAGGTGCCGCAGGACATCATCCCGCGCCCCGCACCGGAGGACGTCCACCTCGACGCGCCACGCCAGGacagctccgcctcctcgccgccgcgcacCCGCGTCCTGTCCACCGCCGGCTCCGACCTCGTCCTCACCATCCACGCCTCGCCATTCCGCTTCACCGTGTCCCGCCGCTCCACCGGCGACGTGCTCTTCGACACCTCCCCGACCCTCGTCTTCAAGGACCGGTACCTGGAGCTGACGTCGGCGCTGCCGGCGGGCCGGGCGTCGCTGTACGGGCTGGGCGAGCAGACCAAGCGCAGCTTCCGGCTGCGCCACAACGACACCTTCACGCTCTGGACCGCCGACATCGCCGCCTCCAACGTCGACCTCAACCTCTACGGCTCGCACCCCTTCTACATGGACGTGCGGCCCCCGGGAGCCGCGCacggcgtgctcctcctcaacagCAACGGCATGGACGTCCTCTACGGCGGCTCCAGCGTCACCTACAAGGTCATCGGCGGCGTCCTCGACTTCTACTTCTTCGCCGGCCCGTCCcctctcgccgtcgtcgaccagtACACCCAGCTCGTCGGCCGGCCTGCCCCCATGCCGTACTGGTCGTTTG GGTTCCACCAGTGCAGGTACGGATACCTGAACGTGGATGACCTCAAGGGCGTGGTGGCCGGCTATGCCAAGGCCAAGATCCCGCTGGAGGTGATGTGGACGGACATCGACTACATGAACAAGTTCCAGGACTTCACCCTCAATCCGGCCAACTTCAGCTTCGCCGAGCTCCGCCCGTTCGTCGACCGCCTCCACCAGAACGGCCAGAAATACGTCCTCATCCTAGACCCAG GGATCAGCATCGACCCGACCTACGGAACGTTCATCCGTGGGATGCAGCAGGACATCTTCCTGAAGCGGAACGGCACAAACTTCCTCGGCAACGTGTGGCCGGGCGACGTCTACTTCCCGGACTTCATGAACCCGCGCGCCGCCGAGTTCTGGGCGCAGGAGATCTCCATCTTCCGGCGCACCATCCCCGTCGACGGGCTGTGGATCGACATGAACGAGATCTCCAACTTCTACGATCCGGTCCCGCTCAACGCGCTCGACGACCCGCCCTACCGGATCAACAACAGCGGCGTGCACCGCCCGATCAACAACAAGACCACGCCGGCCTCCGCAGTGCACTACGGCggcgtctccgagtacgacgcgcacAACCTCTTCGGCCTGCTCGAGTCCCGCGCCACCAACCACGCGTTGCTCCGGGACACCGGCCGCCGGCCGTTCGTGCTCAGCAGGTCCACGTTCGTCGGCTCCGGCCGGTACACGGCGCACTGGACTGGCGATAATGCCGCGAGCTGGACCGACCTCCGGTACTCCATCAACACCATGCTCAGCTTCGGCCTCTTCGGCGTGCCCATGATCGGCGCGGACATCTGTGGCTTCGGTGGCGACACCACCGAGGAGCTCTGCGGGCGGTGGATCCAGCTCGGCGCCTTCTACCCGTTCGCCAGGGACCACTCGGCGATCGGCACCGTCCGGCGAGAGCCGTACCTGTGGGCGTcggtggcggcgtcggcgaggaAGTCGCTCGGGCTGCGGTACCGGCTGCTCCCGTACATGTACACGCTCATGCACGAGGCGCACACCACGGGGGCGCCCATCGCGCGGCCGCTCTTCTTCTCCTACCCGGAGGATGTCACCACGTACGGCGTGGACAGGCAGTTCCTGCTCGGCCGCGGCGTGCTCGTCTCGCCGGTGCTTGAGCAGGGCGCCACCACCGTCGACGCATACTTCCCCGCCGGCAGGTGGTTCTGCCTCTACAACCACTCGCTCGCCGTCGACACGCGCTCCGGCGAGCGCGTGACGCTCCCTGCGCTGCCGGACTCGCCGTACGTGCACGTTGCCGGCGGCAGCATCCTGCCGCTGCAGCAGAGCGCGATGACGACGGCCCAGGCTCGCCGGACGCCGTTCCACCTCGTGGTCGCGCTCGCGGAGGACGGCATGGCCGCCGGGGACCTGTTCCTGGACGACGGCGAGTCACCGGAGATGGGTGGGGCAAGAAGCGAGTTCAGCCTGGTGAAGTTCAGCTGCGCGACGTGGAGCTACGGCAAGATCAGGCTGAGGTCGCAGGTGGTGCACAACTCGTACGCGCCGAGCCGGACCCTGGTGATCAGCAAGGTGGTGATCATGGGGCTCCAGTCAACAGAGCCGCCCAAAAACTTCGCCGTCTATGTCAACGGCGCGGCGGTGCAGGCGAATAGGGCAGTCAGCACCAGTTACAGGAGCAGAGGAGGACTCGGCTCCGCCGACGTCGGCGGTCTGTCACTCGTCGTCGGAGAGGAATTCGAGCTGAAGGTCGCCATGTCCTATTAA